The proteins below come from a single Benincasa hispida cultivar B227 chromosome 4, ASM972705v1, whole genome shotgun sequence genomic window:
- the LOC120075481 gene encoding uncharacterized protein LOC120075481 produces MRVERFVQGLKDSIRSIVRAFKPTTHAEALRLAVEVDPQSGDEHSQAFRVEHSSGQKRKVDQKAFEPHPHQKIQSSGRPLQHFKQQVAEAAKEKIKACQIEVASRTLDVTLIVLDMRDFDVILGMDWLVINHASIDCSRKEMIFNPPTGASFKFKEAGTVVQPKVISAMKAQREPEVSLTLEPVVQDYLDVFPKDLPGLPPHREIDFAIELESGKAPYIMALAELKELKVQLQELLNKVFMDLMNRVFKEFIDTFVIVFIDDILVYPKIETEHEEHLQKVSFLRHVVSKEGVSVDLTKIEAITSWPCPTTVGEACEDSFQDLEQRLVITSILTMPDGTGGFVIYSDASKRGLGCVLMQQGKVVVYASYQLKNHEWNYPTHDLELATVVFALKIWRHYLYGEKIQIFTDHKSLKYFFTQKELNMRQRRWLELVKDYDCEIMYHPGKTNVMADALSRKVAHSAALITRQTQLCKDLERAEKAVVVGEVSAQLAQLSVQTSLRQRIINVQ; encoded by the exons ATGAGGGTAGAGAGGTTCGTTCAAGGCCTAAAGGACAGTATACGAAGTATTGTGCGAGCCTTCAAACCAACCACTCATGCTGAGGCACTTCGCTTGGCAGTTGAGGTGGACCCACAGTCGGGAGACGAGCATTCACAGGCATTTAGGGTGGAACATTCCTCAGGTCAGAAGAGGAAGGTAGATCAGAAGGCTTTCGAGCCTCACCCCCATCAGAAGATTCAAAGCTCAGGCAGACCGCTTCAACACTTTAAGCAACAGGTTGCCGAGGCAG CAAAGGagaagataaaagcatgtcagatTGAAGTAGCGAGTCGTACACTGGATGTGACTTTAATAGTCTTAGACATGCGAGATTTTGATGTGATTTTGGGCATGGATTGGCTAGTTATTAATCATGCCAGTATAGACTGCTCTCGCAAGGAGATGATTTTTAACCCTCCCACAGGAGCCAGCTTTAAATTTAAAGAGGCGGGGACCGTGGTCCAACCCAAAGTAATTTCCGCCATGAAAGCCCAGAG AGAGCCTGAGGTCTCCTTGACTTTGGAGCCAGTAGTACAAGACTACCTGGATGTCTTTCCAAAGGATCTCCCAGGTCTACCGCCGCATCGGGAGATAGACTTTGCTATCGAGTTGGAGTCAGGCAAAGCTCCGTACATAATGGCTCTAGCAGAACTGAAGGAGCTTAAGGTTCAgttgcaagagttgttgaataaaG TATTCATGGACCTAATGAATAGAGTGTTTAAGGAATTTATTGACACCTTTGTGATAGTCTTCATAGATGACATTTTGGTTTATCCCAAGATAGAGACAGAACACGAGGAGCATTTACAAAAG GTGTCCTTTCTAAGGCATGTGGTGTCCAAGGAAGGTGTATCTGTTGACCTCACAAAGATTGAGGCAATCACGAGTTGGCCTTGTCCAACCACAGTTGGAGAG GCTTGTGAGGATAGTTTCCAGGATCTCGAGCAAAGGTTGGTTATTACCTCAATTCTCACCATGCCGGATGGAACAGGTGGTTTTGTTATTTACAGTGATGcctccaagagaggtttgggGTGCGTATTGATGCAGCAAGGTAAGGTAGTTGTTTATGCCTCTTATCAGTTAAAGAACCATGAATGGAACTATCCCACACATGATTTGGAATTGGCAACAGTGGTTTTTGCTTTAAAAATCTGGAGGCACTACTTGTATGGCGAAAAGATACAGATTTTCACCGACCACAAGAGtttaaaatacttcttcactcagaaggagttaaacatgaggcagCGTAGGTGGTTGGAGCTAGTGAAGGATTATGATTGCGAGATTATGTACCACCCAGGGAAGACAAATGTAATGGCGGATGCTCTAAGTAGGAAGGTAGCCCATTCAGCAGCCCTTATCACTAGACAGACCCAGTTATGTAAGGACCTGGAACGGGCCGAGAAAGCAGTGGTGGTAGGGGAGGTCTCTGCACAGTTAGCACAGTTATCAGTACAAACGAGTTTGAGGCAAAGAATTATTAATGTTCAATAG
- the LOC120075833 gene encoding nucleoporin GLE1 isoform X2, with translation MSRCFPYPPPGYVRKVASTEAALIESIKLQSERRQSKNDSKKEKSKHKKEKSKDKKERSKDKKHKSKERKEKSSHSRDLNDQKQKECLKEAKELLKGTKVEAEQLERSGLTEEHGQPVWPQSPGYLSDGTQINHKRKRDASLQSNEGKIIRIKLSLSQQEDSSAGSEQTCSTSGRDISVDQKRDENSRGSIQQNTGFTYAGTAVAVNDPSSSKPKIQSVKDISSKGNVVSLPPRTRSPAESAYEALFEKWVAPPLQLEQQTDDEDWLFGRTRKQDGQSTNNKAFSSVPSCGRSSSLWPRGQYLADADVYSLPYTIPF, from the exons ATGTCTCGCTGCTTTCCTTACCCACCTCCTGGTTACGTGAGGAAGGTGGCTAGCACCGAGGCGGCCTTGATCGAATCGATTAAG CTCCAATCTGAAAGACGACAGAGCAAGAATGATAGTAAGAAAGAGAAAAGTAAGCACAAGAAAGAGAAGAGCAAGGACAAGAAAGAGAGAAGTAAGGACAAGAAACACAAAAGCAAAGAACGTAAAGAAAAATCCTCCCATAGCCGTGACTTGAATGATCAGAAACAAAAGGAATGCTTAAAAGAAGCTAAGGAGCTTCTTAAGGGAACCAAAGTTGAAGCAGAACAATTAGAAAGGAGTGGTCTCACTGAAGAGCATGGACAACCTGTATGGCCTCAGAGCCCTGGATACTTGTCTGATGGAACTCAGATCAACCATAAGAGGAAAAGGGATGCTTCATTACAGTCTAATGAAG GCAAAATCATCCGAATCAAACTCTCACTAAGCCAGCAAGAGGATTCATCAGCTGGCAGTGAACAGACGTGTTCTACATCTGGTCGAGATATTTCTGTTGATCAAAAAAGAGATGAAAACAGTCGTGGATCTATTCAGCAAAATACTGGCTTCACCTATGCTGGAACAGCTGTTGCTGTCAACGATCCCTCTTCATCCAAACCAAAGATCCAATCTGTCAAGGACATTAGTTCGAAAGGTAATGTTGTGTCATTACCTCCTCGTACCAGAAGTCCTGCCGAATCTGCTTATGAGGCCTTGTTTGAGAAATGGGTAGCACCACCACTTCAATTGGAGCAACAAACGGATGATGAGGATTGGCTCTTTGGAAGAACTAGAAAGCAAGATGGACAAAGTaccaacaacaaagctttcagtTCTGTTCCTAGCTGTGGTAGAAGTTCGAGTTTGTGGCCGAGAGGACAATATCTTGCCGATGCTGATGTTTATTCATTACCTTATACGATcccattttga
- the LOC120075833 gene encoding DNA ligase 1 isoform X1, with protein MSRCFPYPPPGYVRKVASTEAALIESIKLQSERRQSKNDSKKEKSKHKKEKSKDKKERSKDKKHKSKERKEKSSHSRDLNDQKQKECLKEAKELLKGTKVEAEQLERSGLTEEHGQPVWPQSPGYLSDGTQINHKRKRDASLQSNEGCKPGKIIRIKLSLSQQEDSSAGSEQTCSTSGRDISVDQKRDENSRGSIQQNTGFTYAGTAVAVNDPSSSKPKIQSVKDISSKGNVVSLPPRTRSPAESAYEALFEKWVAPPLQLEQQTDDEDWLFGRTRKQDGQSTNNKAFSSVPSCGRSSSLWPRGQYLADADVYSLPYTIPF; from the exons ATGTCTCGCTGCTTTCCTTACCCACCTCCTGGTTACGTGAGGAAGGTGGCTAGCACCGAGGCGGCCTTGATCGAATCGATTAAG CTCCAATCTGAAAGACGACAGAGCAAGAATGATAGTAAGAAAGAGAAAAGTAAGCACAAGAAAGAGAAGAGCAAGGACAAGAAAGAGAGAAGTAAGGACAAGAAACACAAAAGCAAAGAACGTAAAGAAAAATCCTCCCATAGCCGTGACTTGAATGATCAGAAACAAAAGGAATGCTTAAAAGAAGCTAAGGAGCTTCTTAAGGGAACCAAAGTTGAAGCAGAACAATTAGAAAGGAGTGGTCTCACTGAAGAGCATGGACAACCTGTATGGCCTCAGAGCCCTGGATACTTGTCTGATGGAACTCAGATCAACCATAAGAGGAAAAGGGATGCTTCATTACAGTCTAATGAAGGTTGTAAGCCTG GCAAAATCATCCGAATCAAACTCTCACTAAGCCAGCAAGAGGATTCATCAGCTGGCAGTGAACAGACGTGTTCTACATCTGGTCGAGATATTTCTGTTGATCAAAAAAGAGATGAAAACAGTCGTGGATCTATTCAGCAAAATACTGGCTTCACCTATGCTGGAACAGCTGTTGCTGTCAACGATCCCTCTTCATCCAAACCAAAGATCCAATCTGTCAAGGACATTAGTTCGAAAGGTAATGTTGTGTCATTACCTCCTCGTACCAGAAGTCCTGCCGAATCTGCTTATGAGGCCTTGTTTGAGAAATGGGTAGCACCACCACTTCAATTGGAGCAACAAACGGATGATGAGGATTGGCTCTTTGGAAGAACTAGAAAGCAAGATGGACAAAGTaccaacaacaaagctttcagtTCTGTTCCTAGCTGTGGTAGAAGTTCGAGTTTGTGGCCGAGAGGACAATATCTTGCCGATGCTGATGTTTATTCATTACCTTATACGATcccattttga
- the LOC120076579 gene encoding prostaglandin E synthase 2-like, with protein sequence MRRINGVHLLRRIVSGDATTATAYQRLLRQSTVLRTCAGSNIRCFSKVANPFGSYHPSPVRKVAGNGRCVSMASSSLAQDLANDLPPPSLVPKDVVLYQYEACPFCNKVKAFLDYYNVPYKVVEVNPIFKTEIKWSEYKKVPVLMVDGVQMVDSTDIIHKLYQRIHPENSSSNSEEERKWLGWVDNHLVHVLSPNIYRNYKEALESFNYITTHGNFSFAQRIIAKYGGATAMYFVSKKLKERHNITDERKALYGAAETWVNALKGREFLGGANPNLADLAVFGVLRPIRHLQSGKDMVEHTRVGEWYSRMEKAVGESARIDSGS encoded by the exons ATGAGAAGGATTAACGGAGTTCATCTACTCCGCCGAATTGTGAGTGGTGATGCCACCACCGCCACCGCTTACCAGCGGCTCCTCCGTCAATCGACGGTGCTAAGAACGTGTGCTGGATCGAATATTCGGTGTTTCTCTAAAGTAGCGAATCCATTTGGTTCATATCATCCTTCGCCTGTTCGTAAAGTTGCTGGAAATGGTCGGTGCGTCTCTATGGCCTCTTCGTCGCTGGCTCAAGATTTGGCTAATGACCTACCGCCTCCGTCGCTCGTGCCCAAGGATGTGGTTCTCTATCAGTACGAGGCTTGCCCGTTCTGCAACAAAGTTAAAG CATTCTTGGACTATTACAACGTCCCTTATAAAGTAGTGGAAGTGAATCCAATCTTCAAAACGGAGATTAAGTGGTCTGAGTACAAGAAGGTGCCAGTTCTGATGGTTGATGGTGTACAGATGGTGGATTCTACAG ATATAATTCATAAGTTATACCAAAGAATTCATCCTGAGAACTCTTCGTCGAACtcggaagaagaaagaaagtggCTTGG GTGGGTGGATAATCACTTGGTGCACGTTTTATCGCCAAAcatatacagaaattacaaaGAGGCTCTTGAGTCTTTCAACTACATAACCACACATG GGAATTTTAGTTTCGCTCAAAGGATAATAGCAAAGTATGGCGGGGCTACAGCCATGTATTTTGTTTCCAAGAAATTGAAAGAGAGACATAACATCACTGATGAACGCAAAGCCTTATATGGAGCTGCAGAAACATGGGTGAATGCACTGAAAGGCCGTGAGTTTCTTG GTGGAGCAAATCCCAACTTAGCCGATCTTGCTGTCTTTGGTGTCTTGAGACCAATCCGACACCTTCAATCTGGAAAAGATATGGTAGAGCATACAAGAGTTGGTGAATGGTATTCTAGAATGGAGAAGGCAGTGGGAGAGTCTGCAAGGATTGACTCTGGAAGTTAG
- the LOC120076455 gene encoding rac-like GTP-binding protein 5: MSASRFIKCVTVGDGAVGKTCMLISYTSNTFPTDYVPTVFDNFSANVVVDGSTVNLGLWDTAGQEDYNRLRPLSYRGADVFILAFSLISKASYENVAKKWIPELRHYAPGVPIVLVGTKLDLRDDKQFFVDHPGAVPISTVQGEELRKVIGAPAYIECSSKTQQNVKGVFDAAIKVVLQPPKSKKKKKKSQNVCSIL; the protein is encoded by the exons ATGAGTGCGTCCAGGTTTATAAAGTGCGTAACGGTTGGTGATGGTGCTGTGGGTAAAACCTGTATGTTGATTTCCTATACGAGTAACACTTTCCCCACG GACTACGTGCCTACCGTTTTTGACAATTTCAGTGCCAATGTGGTGGTTGATGGAAGCACGGTCAACCTAGGATTATGGGATACTGCTG GTCAAGAGGATTACAATAGATTAAGACCACTAAGCTATAGAGGTGCTGATGTTTTTATTCTTGCTTTCTCTCTCATAAGCAAGGCCAGCTATGAAAATGTTGCCAAGAAG TGGATTCCTGAATTGAGACATTATGCACCTGGTGTTCCAATAGTTCTTGTTGGAACTAAACTTG ATCTTCGGGATGACAAGCAGTTCTTTGTAGACCACCCTGGTGCAGTACCCATTTCCACTGTTCAG GGAGAGGAGTTGAGAAAAGTTATTGGAGCCCCGGCATACATCGAGTGTAGTTCAAAAACCCAGCAG AATGTGAAAGGAGTGTTCGATGCAGCCATTAAAGTGGTGCTCCAGCCGCCGAAGtctaagaagaagaagaagaagtcacAGAATGTCTGTTCCATCTTATGA